CAGTAAGCTGGGCCTTGAGCTTAAGAACGACAAAAAATCATTGCTGAATGATTTTATCGTTACCGATACCAAAACCGCTACGTTCGATGAGACCTGGAAACCGGTGTGGGGCGAGGTGAAAAGCATCCGCAACCATTATAACGAGCTTGCCGTTACGCTGACGCAAAAAGGCACCGACAGGTACATGATCGTCCGCTTCCGCCTTTTTGACGACGGGCTTGGTTTCCGTTATGAATTCCCACAGCAGAAGAACCTCACCTATTTTGTTATAAAAGAAGAGCGTACGCAATTTGCCATGGCAGGAGACCATACCGCTTTCTGGATCCCCGGGGATTATGACACGCAGGAATACGATTATACAATATCAAAATTGTCTGAAATAAAAGGCCTTGCCGAAAAATCGCGTACGGCCAACCTTTCGCAAAAGGGATTTGCGGCTACAGGGGTACAGACCTCTTTGCAGATGAAGACCGACAACGGCCTGTACATCAACCTGCATGAGGCAGCGCTTATCAATTACGCGTGCATGCACCTGAACCTCGACCCGAAAACAATGATATTCGAATCGTGGCTTACACCTGATGCTATTGGCGACAAAGGCTATATGCAGGCGCCATGCACTTCACCGTGGCGGACAATCATTGCCAGCGATGATGCGCGTGATATACTGGCTTCGAAAATGACTTACAACCTGAACGAACCTTGTAAAATTGACGATACTTCCTGGATAAAGCCTGTAAAATATGTGGGCGTTTGGTGGGAAATGATCACCGGCAAGACCTCATGGGCTTATACTGATGAATACCCTTCGGTAGAGCTGGGCAAGACAGACTATACCAAAGCAAAGCCAAATGGCAGGCACGGTGCCAACACGGCCAACGTGAAAAAATATATCGACTTTGCCGCGGCCAATGGTTTTGATGGCGTGCTTGTAGAAGGCTGGAACGTAGGCTGGGAGGACTGGTTTGGCCATTCAAAGGATTATGTATTCGATTTTGTGACGCCATACCCTGATTTCGACCTGAAAGGCATCCATGAATATGCAAAGTCTAAAGGCATAAAGATGATCATGCACCACGAAACATCCTCATCGGTACGCAACTATGAGCGCCACATGGACCAGGCGTATAAGTTTATGAAAGACAACGGCTACGATGCCGTAAAAAGCGGTTATGTGGGCGATATCCTTCCAAGGGGTGAGAACCACTATAGCCAGTGGATCATCAACCACTACCAGTACGCTATCGAGAAGGCAGCTAAATACAAGATAATGGTGAATGCCCACGAAGCCGTGCGCCCTACTGGTATTGCGCGTACCTGGCCGAACCTTATCGGCAACGAATCGGCACGCGGTACAGAGTACCAGGCTTTCGGCGGGTCTAAGCCCAACCACGTGACATTGCTTCCGTTCATGCGCCTTATGGGTGGCCCGATGGACTACACGCCGGGTATCTTCGAAATGGATGTCAGCAAGCTCAACCCGGACAACCATTCGCATGTTAACAGTACACTGGCTAACCAGTTGGCACTCTATGTAACGCTTTACAGTCCGTTACAGATGGCAGCCGATCTCCCTGAGAACTACAACAGGTTTTCGGATGCCTTCCAGTTCATAAAAGACGTTGCGGTAGACTGGGACGACAGCAAATACCTTGAAGCAGAGCCGGGGCAGTACATTACCGTAGCGCGCAGGGCAAAGGGCAAAAGCAGTTGGTTCGTAGGCAATGTAAATGGTGAAACACCGCGCACCGCCAATGTGAATTTCGATTTCCTTGACAAAGGCAAAACCTATATCGCGACCATTTATGCCGATGCAAAAGATGCACACTACAAAACCAACCCACAAGCCTATACAATCCGTAAAGTGATAGTGACAAGCAAATCAAAACTGGCGCAGCTAAGTGCACCGGGCGGCGGATTTGCCATCAGCATCACCGAAGCCACAAAAGAACAGGCAAAAGGGCTTAAAAACCTATAGCCGGATTTTTAAGATAAAGTGGAGTTCCGCCAATAGCGGGGCTTTATTTTTGACCTCATCCCAACCCTTCTCCAAAGGAGAAGGGCAGCTTCACTCATTCCGGAATTGCCGGATTCATATAAAAGATGATTACCTGCAAGGTCTCAAAGACAAAGGTGTTCGAAAGAGTTTGAATATATGTCGTTCCTCCGGAACTCAAAGCCCCACTATATCCGCGATTTCTATAAACATACCGCCCCGCTGGGGCTGTGTGGATGAGTCCCGGAGGGACGGAATATTTATAGAAATCAACAGGAGTACGTCCTCCAGAGCTCCGGAGGAGCGGCATATACCACTCTAAATTTTAAATCCAACTTTGTACAACCAAACAATAAAAACTTTTAACTCATTGTTTTTGAATAAAATATAGTCTTCCGGACACCTGTGTCTCTAAGACCTTGTAGGTATAATTTAACCAATATATGATTGAGAAAGAGTAACGACAAGCAATCTAACATTTTTACACAGTTATGTTGCCCAAACATTTTGTAGGTTTGCTTTATTAATACTGTAAAATGTTCCACGCACTCGATATCATCGGTACCCTCGCCTTCGCTATTTCCGGCGCACTGACGGCGATCAACAAAAAGCTCGACCTGTTTGGGGTGCTTACCATTGCCTTTGTAACGGCAGTGGGCGGCGGTACATTGCGCGATGTCCTCACAGGCAGCACTCCCGTGGGATGGATGCTCAACCTGGACAGCGTTTACATTATACTGCTTGGCTTTTGCCTTTCTGCCCTGTTTTGGAGAAGGCTTGAAAAGCTGCGGGTTTCGCTGTTTCTATTCGATACCATCGGGCTCGGTGTGTTTACCATGATCGGGATCGAAAAAGGCCTTATCGCCGGGCTGCACCCCGTGATCTGTGTGGCGCTGGGCACTATGACGGCCTGCTTTGGCGGGGTCATCAGGGATATTTTGTGTAACGAAATACCGGTACTTTTCAGGAAGGAAACGTTCTATGCTACGGTATGTATTTTTGGCGGCATTGTGTTCTTTGCTTTGAGGCGCACAGGGCTGAATATTGATATCATTTATGCGGCATCCTCAGCACTTATCATTATTTTCAGGCTGCTGGCGGTGAAGTTTAAATGGTATTTACCGGTGTTGAAAGTCTGAACTGTAGAGACGCAGTGCCTGCGTCTCGCCCAATATCGGCAAAACAGTTCGTGAGACGCAGGCACTGCGTCTCTACATCACGTATTAATTTGTAAATTCGTAGCTAATACTATTCCAGCAAACAGATCACAAATCGCGTCCTTTCATTATCTGTATCAAACGAAAGGTACCCGCCATGGGCTTCCACGATGTTCTTAGATAAAGTAAGCCCAATGCCTGCACCTTCTTTCCGCGTGGTAAAGAACGGCAGGAATATCTTATCCTCAATAGCCGCATCGATACCGTTACCCGTATCGGTAATAATAATGAACACACGCTTATTCTTTATTTCGGTAGCGATATCAATGTGCTTTTCGCCCATTCCGTCCAGTGCATAAATGCTGTTGGTAAGCAGGTTGATGAGCACCTGTTCCATCTGCAGCCTGTCGATCATCAGCCAGCGGTTAAGGGTCACTGAATTTGTCACCGTAATATTCGCTTTTTTGAACAATGGTGCCATAATGTTCAGCACGCTCCCGAGCAGGGTCGTAAGGTCGGTTTTTTCCTTGTTCGGCGTAGGGAGCATGGCCAGCTTGCGGTAGCTTTCGATGAAGTTTTGCAGGTGGTCACTTCGGTGCAGCATAGTCGATACGCTTTGCCTGATGTCGTCGAGGTCATCTTTGGAAAGCGACTCCTGCTGCACCAACTCGTTGAGATTCTGCGTAAGCGAACGTATCGGGGTGACTGAGTTCATCAGCTCGTGTGATATAACCTTCATCAGGTTGATCCAGGCTTCTTTCTCTTTTTTCTCGATCACTTTCTGTATCGAATCGAGCAGGATGATGTAATAATCCTTGTCATACGTCCTTGTCATCGACGATTGCAGCATGAATGTCTGCGTGTCCTGCTTATCCACACGTATCTGGAGTGTCGACCGTATCTCGCCGAATTCCCTTTCTTCAATAACATGGCACAATGCCGGAAGCTGGTTTTTCAGGTAGCTCCATTTAGATACCTTTGGCACGATGAAATGCTTCGAAAAATAATCGTTCATCAGGAAGATGTTCCAGTCGTCCCTATCTTTTTGGAGGATAAGCACACCTGTCTCGATATTGTTCAGGATGGCGCGGTACACCAGGTCTTTCGACTCCGCATCATTTTCCTTATCTTTCAGGCTGTTATACAGGCGAAAGAGGTTCTTGTAATTATCGGATGAATTGTGTTTTGAAAAATCCGCAGAAAAATCGTTGTTGAGTATGGCACTGATGGTTTTGTCGTAAAACTGGAAAATAGTCCGGATAATGGCGAAAAGCTCTGCAAGCAAGCCCAGGAAAATGACAAAGCATAATACGGATGTGTAAATAAGGTCGTTTTGGTACGCCCACAGGCACAGGCCGACGGCACCAATAATAAAGGCCAGGCGTATAAAGAGTTTTTGGTAAAGTTTCATTGCCCGGTACCTATTTCGTGTTTCTCCATGCGCCTGTATAGTGCGGCCCGTGATAACCCAAGCTCTTCGGCCGACTTGCTGATATTGTAATTGTGCTTCTGCAGTACTTTTTCTATAGTCGTTTTTTCGATGTCCGACAGCTGTACATCGTCGTTTTGTATGGTTCCGGTGACATGGCTGAGGTCAAGGTCGGAAGCCATGATGCTGTTGTTCTCACAAAGGATTACCGCACGTTCTATACGGTTCTCCATCTCACGGATGTTGCCGTTCCAGGTATGCTTTTCTATTTGCGAAAGGGCGCCATTATCGAATTCCACGCCATCGCGGCCATATTTCTCCATGATCTTTTCCAACAGGAAATTGGCCAGCGGCACCATATCCTCACGCCGTTCCCGTAGTGGCGGCAGGGTGATCTCCATTGTGTTGATGCGGTAGTAAAGGTCTTCACGAAAATGTTTCTGCGCTACTTCCTGTTGCAGGTTAATGTTGGTGGCGGTAATGATGCGCACATTCACCGGCCTTGGCTTCGATTCGCCCAAACGGGTCACTGCGCGGTTCTGCAATACGGTCAGTAATTTCGATTGCAGGTGCAGCGGGACATTCCCTATTTCGTCCAGAAAAATAGTGCCGTTGTTCGCCATCTCGAAGCGTCCGGGTGTATCGGCTTTGGCATCGGTAAAAGCGCCTTTGGCATAGCCGAACAATTCGCTTTCAAAAATAGTATCGCTGAGAGAACCAAGGTCTACATGCATAAAAGGCTGTGAAGCGCGGTTGGAATTCTGGTGGATGTAATGCGACATTACATATTTCCCGGTACCGTTCTCACCAAGGATAAGTACATTGGCATCGGTCTTTGCGACCTTTTCTGCCAATGAATACGCCTTTTTTATTGTTGCCGAATCGCCAATGAAGAATGATTCCTTTGGCGGTGTCTTTTCATTTTTCTTCTTCTCCTTCCGGCTTTCTTCAACCCCGGAGCGTACCTTTTGCAGCAGCTTTTCGTTGTCCCAAGGCTTCAGTATATAATCAAAAGCACCGAGCTTTAGCCCTTCTACAGCCGTTTCCACTTTGCCAAAGGCGGTCATTAATATTACGATGGTCTTGGGGCTGAACGTCTTTATTTCACGCAACACGTAAATGCCTTCGCGGCCGTCTTCAAACCCTATGCGGTAGTTCATGTCGAGCATTACCACATCGATTTGGTTTTCCGACAATGTAGCGATAACTTTTTTAGGGTCGTTAAGGGTATAAATGGTCTCGAAATGCTTCTTGAGCACCATTTTGGCGGCGAACAGAATATCGTCCTGGTCATCGATGACTAAAATGGCTGCCTGCGTTTTTTTCATAGTGTACGGTTTCGGACAAAAAGGTGTCCGATATCGGACACTTGAAAATTTTATTAAAAATAATACTATTGAAAATCAGCGACTTGTAATTTTTAAAATCGTGGCACAAAATTGTTATTGAGTATGCCAAACAAAGACAAATGGACACCGCTGTTACCCGTAAAAATAGAAAAAATAAATATCTCGTTATCGCTTTGCCGGCATTTTTATTGGCAAGCTACCTGGTTTACGCTGCCGTGACCAAAAAGAGGGCGCTCGATGTAAAGCGCAGTGAGATCACTATCAAAACCGTAGAGAACGATTACTTTGAGGATTTCATTGTTTTCCAGGCGAAGGTAGAGCCACTGAACTCGATGCTGCTTAACGTGATAGAGGGCGGTTCGATCAAAGAGATATTTGCACAGAACGGTACCATGGTGACCGAAGGGCAGCCACTGGCACGGCTGTACAACCCGAACACCGAGCTTGGGTATGTTACGCAGGAAACATCGATCATAGAGCAGATAAATAACCTGAACAAAGCCAAGCTCGACCTGCGCAACCAGGAATTGAGCCTTGCTAAAGACCTTGTAGCGATTGAGCACGATTACCAGGATGCCAAAACGCAGTATGACCTGAACGAGAAGCTGTTTAAGGAAGAGATACTGTCTAAGAATGAATGGCAGAAAACACAGGAGAACTTCCGCTTCCAGAAAGAGCGCAAGAACATCATACAGCAGAGCATCCAGAAGGAAAAGCAGGCCAATAACATCCAGATAGGGCAGATAACACAGTCGCAGGCCATTATGCACAAAAGCCTTGACATACTTAGAAGCAACAAGAAGAATTTCCTCGTGACCGCCCCCGTGGCAGGCAGGCTGACCTCCTTTGAGCCGGTGCTGGGCAAGAATTACCAGGCAGGCGCAAGCATCGGCAAGATAGATGTAATGGATGGCTACAAGCTGCTGGCCGAAGTAGATGAATTTTACCTGGAGCGCGTGAGCGAAGGGCAGAAAGGCAAAGTGGAGTATAAGGGCCAAATGGTGGATGTAGTCGTGACTCGGGTGATACAGGAGATAAAGAACGGCAGGTTTCAGGTGGAGCTTAATTTTGCCGATGCCAAAGGGCTTGACCTGAGGCAGGGCTTGAGTTTCGGCGTAAGGCTGCTCCTTTCTGAAAAAACAAAAAGGACAGTTCTCTCCAAAGGCAGCTTTACCGACGACACCGCAGGCAAATGGATATTCGTGGTAAACGGTGACAAAGCTGAAAGAAGGGCCATAAAGCTGGGCAGGGAGAACCCGCTGTATTATGAGATTCTCGGCGGCCTTAAAGCAGGTGAAAAGGTGGTGACATCATCATACAAGGATTATAAGGATATAGAGGTGCTGAATTTAAAATAACAAATTCCAAATAACAAAAAGCAAATCTCAGGTATTCTGTCATTTCGACGAAGGAGAAATCTCAAAGCAAGGGTTTAAATAGTAAAAACAAATTCAAAATAATCATCAATTTAAAAAATCAAAAGTCATGATCAAATCAATCTTAATTTTCGGGACGATACTTACGAGTACATTAGTTTTAGCGATAACGCTTACAGGAATATCAAAAACACCGGCGCACGAAGCAGGTAAGAAAATGCGAAAAACGACCATCACGGCAGGCCCTGTGTTCTCGGACATAGTAGAGGCAAAAGAATGGAATACCCAAAGCGGGCAGTCGTTCACTAAAGCAAAATATGATGCATTCCAAAGCGAGACGTCGGTAAAGCTATTGGGGCCAAAAACCAATGCACTAAAGCTTACTTTTGACGTAACCGTTGAAAAAGGCAATCTTGAAGTGCTTATCTTAGACGCTAAAGGCTGGGTGGTTTTTAGCAAGGTTTTCACTAAAAACGAAAAAAGGGACACGCAGGTGAGCCTTGAAGCGGGCCGGGAATACGACCTGCAGTTCGTAGGCAAAAAAGCCACTGGCTCTTACCTTTGCAAATGGGCGGAGCGATAGGCCTCACCCCCAGCTTCACTCATACTTTTAAAAGCGTCGTTTTTTGGGACTGAGTGAAGCTTTTCCTCTCTTGAGAGGGGCCAGAGGTATGTTAAAAAGGAGTTCATCATCAATCCAATTAATAATTGAATCAACCAATAAATCAATCACTGCCGCAGGAAGCGGGCCTAATCATCCCGCTATCCTAAGGCAAATTAAAAAAACATCATTATGATAAAGATACACGACCTTTCAAAAGTGTTCCGCACCGAAGAAGTAGAGACCAAAGCGCTGAACAGCATCGCGCTTGAAATAAAAGAAGGCGAATTCGTAACCATTATGGGCGCATCGGGCTGCGGGAAGTCGACCCTGCTTAACATTATTGGCCTGCTCGACAGCGCCACAAGCGGAAGCTACCAGTTGCTGGGCAAAGAAATGAACGGCCTTAAAGAAGCCGAAAAAAGCAAAGTACGCAAACAGAACATCGGCTTTGTATTCCAAAACTTCAACCTTATCGATGAGCTTTCGGTATATGATAATATAGAGTTGCCGCTTATTTACAACAATGTGTCTTCAGGCGAAAGGAAAAAGAAAGTAGAGGCTATTGCCGAAAGGCTCAACATTTCGCACCGGCTGAAACATTTTCCGCAACAGCTTTCAGGAGGGCAGCAGCAACGAGCCGCTGTGGCAAGGGCACTGGTAAACGACCCCAAAATAATACTGGCCGATGAGCCTACCGGGAACCTGGACAGCAAGAACGGCAACGAGGTGATGGAACTGCTTACCGACCTGCATGCCAACGGCGCTACCATCCTTATGGTGACCCACTCGGATTATGATGCCTCTTTTTCGCAAAGAACCATCTTCATGAAAGACGGCATGGTGCTATCTGAAAAAATGAACAGCAGGAACGTGGATGTGCTGGTAGGGTAGTCCGAAGTCGGAAGTCGGAAGTCGGAAGTCGGAAGTCGGAAGTCCGAAGTCGGAAGTCCGATGCAGCGATGTCGGAGTAGTAAGTTTTATGAGCAGGTATATTATACTCATCATCTTCATACTCTTCAACTCCCCGCTTCGGACTTCGGACCTCCGACTTTCTATCTCCAACCTCCGACTTCCAACCCACACATCGGACTTCCGACCCCAGACTTCCGACAAAAATCAACCAAATCAATCTTAAGTCATGCTAAAAAACTGGATCAAAATATTTTTATACCAGGTAAAGAACAACAAGCTCTTTACCGCGCTCAACATACTCGGTTTGAGCATCGGCATAGCGGGCATTATCTTCGCTATCCTGTACCGTAACGATGAAGAAGGATACAATGCCTGGAACCCTGAAAAAGACAATGTTTTCCAGGTAATAAACGACCTGGGTGGAAATAATGTATGGGCTACCAATATTTCACAGACGGGAAACCTGCTGAAAACGACATCAGATCATGTAACAGATTATTGCTACATTGAAGACTGGTATGCCCAGGAGAACATAACCTACAAAGGGAAGAACTATTTTACTGAAAAAATTACCGATGCACAGCCAAGCTTCTTTAATTTCTTTCCTTTTGAATTTATAAAGGGGAGCGCCAAAAATGCCATTGGCCCTAATGCTATGGCAATTTCCGAAAAGACGGCAAAGGCCATATTCGGCGATGAAGACCCGATCGGGAAAGAAGTTACCTGTACACAGACGGTATATGTGATCAAGGGCGTGTACCGCATCCCCGGAAAATCTTCCTTCTCCCCTGAAGTGGTTACAGGGAAAATGGACAGCAAGCTGGAGCGGGACAAAGACCAGTGGGGCAACTTTAGCCATGCGCTGCTGCTAAAGCTAAAAAACCCGGAAGACAAGGACAAAGTGGCCCAACAGGTACAGAATATTTACTTTGAATACCGCACAAAGAAATATGCAAAAGACATGGGCATAACACCGGAGCAGCACCAAAAAATTTACGGGAAAACAAAAGTTGTCCTGGAGCCCCTTAGCGGTTTGAGGCTGCATTCCTTAACAAGCGGTACGCCTGAAGGTATGGGCAATTACCAGTTCCTTATGATCATGGTAGGGCTTTCGGTGCTCATATTGATATTGTCGGTAGTTAACTATGTGAACCTCGCTACCGCAGGGGCTATCAAAAGGGCCAAGGAAGTAGGTGTACGCAAGATATTAGGCGCCTCTAAAGCCAATGTAATAAAGCAATTCGTTTTTGAAACGGTCATTACGGCTATCATCGCCATTTTGCTGGCACTTGTCATCGTTGAGCTTTCGCTGCCGTATTACAACGAATTTTTAGGCAAGGAGCTTGTTATACACGGTATGCAGTTCTATACGCAGCTTGTTGCCATTTTCGTGGTAGTGATAATTGTGGCCGGGATATTCCCTGCAGTATATGTGTCCAATTTTGAAACGCTTAAGGTGCTTAAAGGCAACTTTGGCAGGAGCAAAAGCGGCATCTGGCTGCGTAACGGGATGCTGGTGCTACAGTTTGCCATAGCATCATTTTTCATTACAGGGTCATATATTGTGTACAGCCAGGTGCATGCCATGAGCACTAAAGACCTTGGCTTTAAAGGCGACCAGATATTGGAAGTGAATTATGCTTCCGAAGATAATTTTGAGAATTTTACCGAAGCTGAATTCTTTGCAAGCCTTAAAAAAGCAGGGCATCGTTATGAAATGATAAAACAGGAACTGTCAAAGGTAAAAGGTGTGAAGGGCGTATCGCTGGGCTCATTCTCTTTTGGCGGCGGCGCAAATTCCTCTTCAGGCTACATGTACAAAAAACTGAATATCCAGGGTAAGAACATGCTGATGGATTTTAATACGCTCGATATGCTTGGCGTTAAATTAAAAGAAGGCAGGAATATTTCCCCGAATTTCGCCTCAGACACCGTAACCTCTATACTCATCAATGAAACTGCTGCGCGGATGCTGAAGGAAAAAGACATCTTAGGAAAAGTAGTAGACTGGAACGACAAGAAATTTACGATAATAGGTATTGTGAAAGATTTTCATGTTGACGGACCGCAAACCGAGATACCGCCAATGACTTTCTTCCACTATAAAACGGTAGACTGGATGCTGCTTAACGTAAGCCAGCTGTTTGTAAAGATAGATCCGGAACAGACAGAGGAAGCCATTGCCGGGATAGAAAAATTCTGGAAAAGCCATGTTGACAGCCAAAACCCATTCCGGTATGAATTTGCTAATAAAAATTTCGCAAGGACTTATGAGAATTATGTAAAGCAGAAAAACCTGTTCTCGCTGCTTAATATAGTGGTTATCCTCATTGCGCTTTTCGGACTCTTCGCACTGGCGTCTTATTCGATACAGCGAAGGATGAAGGAGATTGCCATAAGGAAAACGCTGGGTGCCGAAACAAGTGTGCTGCTAAGGGAGCTTTCCAAACAATACGTACTGTTCTGCCTCGCAGGCTTCGTAATTACCATCTTCCCGGCTTATTTCCTTCTTAATATGTGGCTCGAAAACTTTGCCTACAGGATCGATATTACCGTTGAGCCATTCCTTATAGGGTTTGTTGCCCTACTACTGCTCACACTTATGGTGGTGCTTTCCAGGGCCTACCAGGCCACACGTATTGATGTCCTGAAATACCTGAAATACGAATAAAACTTTTTTGAATACGTTGTTTTAACCATTTCTTTATGCCTGCGGGTTTTGCGTCCCGCAGGCTTATTAAACCTGTCCTAAAATGAAGGCTATCATACTATATATTGCGTTCTTTATCACCAGCTTCACGGTTTCCGCACAAGAACTGTGGACATTGCAGCGCTGCCTCGAAACAGGAAGTGTCAATAATCTCAGTTTCCGGTTGCGGCAGCTGGAGATATTAAGTGCCCAAACAACGGCAAGAAGCGCTGTAATGGGTTTCCTGCCTGTAGTAAATGCCACAGCTAACCATAGCTACAGCATAGGCTCTACCATTGATCCGGCTACCAACAACAGGGTGAGCTCTACTATACAGTCGGATAATTTTTCGGTCAATGCACAGATGGATATCGTAAATTTTAATAATTTCACGGAAGCCCGCCGCAATAAGATTGCCGTCCTGAAAGCTACCGCCAATAAAGCCGCGACCGAAGCCGAGTACAGCCTTTCCATCTTAGAGAATTATTTTACGGTGCTCTATACCCAGGAGCTGCTTAAGATACAGCAGGGCCAGTTCGAAAATGCGAAATACAATCTGGAAAGGCTGAAAAAAGAGGCCGCATTGGGCAGCAAACCACAAAGCGACCTGTATGACATGCAGGTAAGCTATGCGCAGGAAGAGAACAATATTCTTGCAACAACCCAACTGCTTTACAACCAAAAACTGGCGCTGTTACAGTTCATGAACGTTACAAGCACTTCGCCGGATGCTATGGTGCTGGAGCATGTAGCTATGGCAGAAACTAATACTAAGCCGGTAGCAGACCTATATGAAAATGCCCTGGCAAGTTATCCGAAGATAAAGGCTGCCGAACTGAATGAAGCAGTTGCTGCAAAAAATGTCACCATACAAAAGAATGGCTACCTGCCGGTACTATCCGCTTTCTATTCGTATTCTTCTTTTTATTACCTGCCCATAAACCAGCCGGGCGATGTATCGGTCAACCCTTTCTGGAAGCAGCTGGCCGACAATAAGAATCATTATGTAGGGCTGCAATTGTCGGTGCCGTTATTCAATGGGCTGAAGACCCGCCGGGATGTACAGCTTGCCAAAATAGAGCGCCAAAAGGCAACCGTTGGGGTAGAGCAGGAAAAGATAGCCCTGCGCCAGGCCATCGAGCAGGAAACCGCAAAGCAGGAGCAAAATATCGTGTTGGTAAATAAGCTTGAGGAAACCAGGAAACTGGCCCAAAAGTCTTTTGAGACTACCCAGGCCAAATTCACCAATGGGATCGTAGAGGCGATTGTTTTTACATCCTCTAAAAACCAGCTGCTCACCACCGAATACAACCTGCTGAAAGCAAAATTTACAGCGCAGTACCTGTCGTTAAAGCTCCATTTCCTGGAAACGAATGGTTTTCCGTAGAATAAAGTTCATACTGTCTTCAAAAAACTTTGCGAATCTTTGAGCCTTCTTTGTGAATCTTTGCGTCAGTTCTTCGATTCTTCTGAAGTTAAATACTCATCAAAAACCCAGTAAGGTTTTCCTTCCGCTCGAGTCCCAGCTTTTTCCTGAGCCTGTAGCGTGCCAATTCCACACCGCCATCGGATATATTCATGATCTCAGCGATTTCCTTGGTCGACATGTTCATTAGCAGGTAGGTGGCAAGGTCCATTTCGCGCGGCGTAATGGCAGGGAACCGTTCCTTAAGTCGTTTCAGGAAGTCAAAATGCACGTTGCGTATGTGCTTTTCCAGGTTGTTCCAGCTCTTGTCGCTGTTTATTTCTTTGTTAATCGTTTTATGGAGCTT
Above is a genomic segment from Flavobacterium album containing:
- a CDS encoding ABC transporter ATP-binding protein; protein product: MIKIHDLSKVFRTEEVETKALNSIALEIKEGEFVTIMGASGCGKSTLLNIIGLLDSATSGSYQLLGKEMNGLKEAEKSKVRKQNIGFVFQNFNLIDELSVYDNIELPLIYNNVSSGERKKKVEAIAERLNISHRLKHFPQQLSGGQQQRAAVARALVNDPKIILADEPTGNLDSKNGNEVMELLTDLHANGATILMVTHSDYDASFSQRTIFMKDGMVLSEKMNSRNVDVLVG
- a CDS encoding sigma-54-dependent transcriptional regulator, with product MKKTQAAILVIDDQDDILFAAKMVLKKHFETIYTLNDPKKVIATLSENQIDVVMLDMNYRIGFEDGREGIYVLREIKTFSPKTIVILMTAFGKVETAVEGLKLGAFDYILKPWDNEKLLQKVRSGVEESRKEKKKNEKTPPKESFFIGDSATIKKAYSLAEKVAKTDANVLILGENGTGKYVMSHYIHQNSNRASQPFMHVDLGSLSDTIFESELFGYAKGAFTDAKADTPGRFEMANNGTIFLDEIGNVPLHLQSKLLTVLQNRAVTRLGESKPRPVNVRIITATNINLQQEVAQKHFREDLYYRINTMEITLPPLRERREDMVPLANFLLEKIMEKYGRDGVEFDNGALSQIEKHTWNGNIREMENRIERAVILCENNSIMASDLDLSHVTGTIQNDDVQLSDIEKTTIEKVLQKHNYNISKSAEELGLSRAALYRRMEKHEIGTGQ
- a CDS encoding glycoside hydrolase family 97 protein, with the protein product MKKLIALACFLLAVVNAANAQELKSPNGAFTMKFSLQAGGVPTYSLVYKGKDVIKASKLGLELKNDKKSLLNDFIVTDTKTATFDETWKPVWGEVKSIRNHYNELAVTLTQKGTDRYMIVRFRLFDDGLGFRYEFPQQKNLTYFVIKEERTQFAMAGDHTAFWIPGDYDTQEYDYTISKLSEIKGLAEKSRTANLSQKGFAATGVQTSLQMKTDNGLYINLHEAALINYACMHLNLDPKTMIFESWLTPDAIGDKGYMQAPCTSPWRTIIASDDARDILASKMTYNLNEPCKIDDTSWIKPVKYVGVWWEMITGKTSWAYTDEYPSVELGKTDYTKAKPNGRHGANTANVKKYIDFAAANGFDGVLVEGWNVGWEDWFGHSKDYVFDFVTPYPDFDLKGIHEYAKSKGIKMIMHHETSSSVRNYERHMDQAYKFMKDNGYDAVKSGYVGDILPRGENHYSQWIINHYQYAIEKAAKYKIMVNAHEAVRPTGIARTWPNLIGNESARGTEYQAFGGSKPNHVTLLPFMRLMGGPMDYTPGIFEMDVSKLNPDNHSHVNSTLANQLALYVTLYSPLQMAADLPENYNRFSDAFQFIKDVAVDWDDSKYLEAEPGQYITVARRAKGKSSWFVGNVNGETPRTANVNFDFLDKGKTYIATIYADAKDAHYKTNPQAYTIRKVIVTSKSKLAQLSAPGGGFAISITEATKEQAKGLKNL
- a CDS encoding trimeric intracellular cation channel family protein; this translates as MFHALDIIGTLAFAISGALTAINKKLDLFGVLTIAFVTAVGGGTLRDVLTGSTPVGWMLNLDSVYIILLGFCLSALFWRRLEKLRVSLFLFDTIGLGVFTMIGIEKGLIAGLHPVICVALGTMTACFGGVIRDILCNEIPVLFRKETFYATVCIFGGIVFFALRRTGLNIDIIYAASSALIIIFRLLAVKFKWYLPVLKV
- a CDS encoding efflux RND transporter periplasmic adaptor subunit, whose product is MDTAVTRKNRKNKYLVIALPAFLLASYLVYAAVTKKRALDVKRSEITIKTVENDYFEDFIVFQAKVEPLNSMLLNVIEGGSIKEIFAQNGTMVTEGQPLARLYNPNTELGYVTQETSIIEQINNLNKAKLDLRNQELSLAKDLVAIEHDYQDAKTQYDLNEKLFKEEILSKNEWQKTQENFRFQKERKNIIQQSIQKEKQANNIQIGQITQSQAIMHKSLDILRSNKKNFLVTAPVAGRLTSFEPVLGKNYQAGASIGKIDVMDGYKLLAEVDEFYLERVSEGQKGKVEYKGQMVDVVVTRVIQEIKNGRFQVELNFADAKGLDLRQGLSFGVRLLLSEKTKRTVLSKGSFTDDTAGKWIFVVNGDKAERRAIKLGRENPLYYEILGGLKAGEKVVTSSYKDYKDIEVLNLK
- a CDS encoding sensor histidine kinase → MKLYQKLFIRLAFIIGAVGLCLWAYQNDLIYTSVLCFVIFLGLLAELFAIIRTIFQFYDKTISAILNNDFSADFSKHNSSDNYKNLFRLYNSLKDKENDAESKDLVYRAILNNIETGVLILQKDRDDWNIFLMNDYFSKHFIVPKVSKWSYLKNQLPALCHVIEEREFGEIRSTLQIRVDKQDTQTFMLQSSMTRTYDKDYYIILLDSIQKVIEKKEKEAWINLMKVISHELMNSVTPIRSLTQNLNELVQQESLSKDDLDDIRQSVSTMLHRSDHLQNFIESYRKLAMLPTPNKEKTDLTTLLGSVLNIMAPLFKKANITVTNSVTLNRWLMIDRLQMEQVLINLLTNSIYALDGMGEKHIDIATEIKNKRVFIIITDTGNGIDAAIEDKIFLPFFTTRKEGAGIGLTLSKNIVEAHGGYLSFDTDNERTRFVICLLE